A genomic segment from Geitlerinema sp. PCC 7407 encodes:
- the panD gene encoding aspartate 1-decarboxylase produces the protein MQRTVLLAKIHNCRLTDANLDYVGSISIDQSLMEAAGILPYEQVQVVNITNGERLTTYAIPAPPKSGAVELNGAAARLGMRGDRVIIMTYAQLTPTELKLHSPTVVLVDEHNRLTSIHHYDDLLSNDLIPTG, from the coding sequence ATGCAGCGAACCGTTCTTTTAGCCAAAATTCATAATTGCCGTCTTACTGATGCCAACCTAGACTACGTGGGTAGCATTAGTATTGATCAGAGTCTTATGGAGGCGGCAGGAATTTTGCCTTACGAACAGGTTCAGGTCGTCAACATCACCAATGGTGAACGCCTGACAACCTATGCGATCCCCGCGCCACCCAAGTCTGGGGCGGTGGAGCTCAATGGCGCTGCTGCAAGACTCGGCATGAGGGGCGATCGCGTCATCATCATGACCTACGCCCAACTCACCCCAACCGAGCTCAAGCTTCACTCTCCGACCGTCGTCTTGGTGGATGAGCACAATCGGCTTACCAGTATCCATCACTACGACGATCTACTTTCCAACGATCTCATTCCCACGGGCTAG
- a CDS encoding inorganic diphosphatase — translation MDLSRIPAQPKAGVVNVLIEIPAGSKNKYEFDKDLQAFALDRVLYSSVHYPYDYGFIPNTLADDGDPLDGMVIIDQPTFPGCVIAARPIGMLEMIDGGDRDEKLLCVPDKDPRFANVKSLDDIERHRLDEIAEFFRTYKNLEKKTTEILGWQDVAAVSALVEQCIRAAG, via the coding sequence GTGGACTTATCTCGGATTCCGGCACAACCGAAAGCTGGAGTAGTCAATGTTTTGATTGAAATTCCGGCAGGCAGCAAGAACAAGTACGAGTTTGATAAAGACCTGCAAGCCTTTGCGCTAGACCGAGTTCTGTACTCTTCGGTCCACTATCCCTACGACTACGGTTTTATTCCCAACACCCTGGCCGATGACGGCGATCCCCTTGACGGCATGGTGATCATCGATCAGCCGACCTTCCCGGGCTGCGTGATTGCTGCTCGCCCCATTGGGATGCTCGAGATGATCGACGGGGGCGATCGCGACGAGAAACTGCTCTGCGTTCCGGACAAAGATCCGCGCTTTGCCAACGTCAAGAGCCTCGATGACATCGAGCGCCATCGGCTCGACGAAATCGCAGAATTCTTCCGCACCTACAAGAACCTCGAAAAGAAAACCACCGAGATTCTGGGCTGGCAAGATGTGGCCGCAGTCAGTGCCCTAGTGGAGCAGTGCATCCGGGCTGCTGGCTAA
- a CDS encoding adenylate/guanylate cyclase domain-containing protein encodes MTSSPSHLPVDKSANAPFSNVIEVNAQPEHTAGAMVPRSTIRAAGGGLAAARGTFAAFLAPLTQDTFKQVVSDVESKLRVVNQTLSMLDNLLSSQGFDAILDEMLQSITLKTGELLGADRTTIFLLDEDKNELWSKVATGEGGACLEIRIPADRGIAGEAATFKRVINIPYDFFDDPRSAESQKLYKKTGYRTYTLLALPLLNDQGDLVAVVQLLNKLKSPHDPDSSLEERIDQHGFSAEDERLFAEFAPSIRLILESSRSFYIATQRQRAASALMKATRSLSQSSLDLEETLKRVMEEAQELMSADRSTLWLVDRDRNDLWTKIPGVGELRVPIGIGFVGEVAVSGQPLLIPFDLYDDPRSSKSKETDQKTKYRTCSLLCMPVFNADGELIGVTQLINKKRQGEFSPYNPEDWPEAPDCWKASFNRSDQEFMQAFNIQAGVALQNAKLFATVKQQEQMQRDILRSLSNGVISTDKDGRIIALNDSAQRLLGIHEASRLEGQSICDLIKIKEGDFSKWFNQALEGGTEKSRQQYYPDQTLISHSAEQHSIHLSINSIADATDGKTIYGALVVMDDISDEKRLKSTMYRYMTQELAEELLRLGDAKLGGDRKEVSVLFSDIRGYTTLTESLQAEEVVSMLNEYFESMVEAVFKYKGTLDKYIGDAIMAVYGSPLPLEDHAWMAVQTAIEMRQRLFEFNQRRSARQQPFIRIGVGINSDSVISGNIGSSRRMEFTAIGDGVNLGSRLEGASKQYGCDVVLSENTYRLCSDHHHKLCVRELDYIRVKGKTNPVAIYELVSIGFDDVPAPKLEVIEHYQKGREYYLHQKFALAMGEFARVLEVDHQDKAAALHLERCQHWLQSPPPAEWDGSWSLTEK; translated from the coding sequence ATGACATCCTCGCCTTCGCATCTGCCTGTCGATAAATCCGCCAATGCCCCGTTCAGCAACGTGATCGAGGTAAATGCTCAACCCGAGCACACAGCCGGAGCGATGGTTCCTCGATCGACCATCCGAGCAGCTGGCGGAGGCTTGGCAGCTGCACGCGGAACCTTTGCCGCCTTCCTCGCCCCTCTCACCCAGGACACCTTCAAGCAGGTCGTCTCCGACGTCGAGTCCAAGCTGCGCGTCGTCAATCAGACCCTGTCGATGCTGGACAACTTGCTCTCCAGCCAGGGCTTTGACGCCATTCTCGACGAGATGCTGCAATCAATCACCCTCAAAACGGGAGAACTGCTGGGGGCCGATCGCACCACTATTTTTTTGCTGGACGAGGACAAAAACGAACTGTGGTCCAAGGTGGCAACCGGCGAGGGCGGTGCCTGTCTAGAGATTCGGATTCCAGCCGATCGGGGCATCGCGGGCGAAGCCGCCACCTTCAAGCGAGTCATCAACATTCCCTACGACTTTTTTGATGACCCCCGCTCTGCCGAATCCCAGAAACTCTACAAAAAAACGGGCTATCGTACCTATACCCTTCTTGCACTGCCTCTGCTGAACGATCAGGGAGATTTGGTGGCAGTTGTACAACTTTTAAACAAGCTCAAAAGCCCCCACGACCCAGACAGCAGCCTCGAAGAGCGGATCGATCAGCACGGTTTCAGCGCTGAGGACGAGCGGTTATTCGCAGAATTTGCTCCCTCGATTCGGCTCATCCTGGAGAGCTCGCGATCGTTCTACATCGCGACCCAGCGCCAGCGAGCCGCTTCGGCCCTGATGAAGGCCACCCGCTCCCTCAGCCAGAGCAGCCTCGACCTGGAAGAAACCCTCAAGCGGGTGATGGAGGAGGCCCAGGAGCTGATGAGCGCCGATCGCAGCACGCTGTGGCTCGTCGATCGCGATCGCAATGATCTGTGGACCAAAATTCCTGGCGTCGGCGAGCTTCGGGTCCCGATCGGGATTGGGTTTGTCGGCGAGGTGGCAGTTTCTGGGCAGCCGCTGCTGATTCCCTTCGACCTCTACGACGATCCCCGCTCCAGCAAGTCCAAAGAAACCGACCAAAAAACCAAATACCGCACCTGCAGCCTGCTGTGCATGCCCGTTTTTAATGCAGACGGCGAGCTGATCGGCGTCACCCAGCTGATCAACAAAAAGCGCCAGGGAGAATTTTCGCCCTACAACCCAGAGGACTGGCCGGAGGCACCGGACTGCTGGAAAGCCAGCTTCAATCGCTCTGACCAAGAGTTTATGCAGGCGTTCAACATTCAGGCGGGCGTGGCCCTCCAAAACGCCAAGCTCTTCGCCACGGTCAAGCAGCAGGAGCAGATGCAGCGGGACATCCTGCGCAGCCTCTCCAATGGCGTCATCTCCACAGACAAAGATGGCCGGATCATTGCCCTCAACGACAGCGCTCAGCGCCTTCTGGGCATCCATGAAGCCTCGCGCCTTGAGGGTCAATCGATCTGCGATCTGATCAAGATCAAGGAAGGCGATTTCTCGAAGTGGTTTAACCAGGCGCTGGAGGGAGGCACGGAGAAATCTCGACAGCAGTACTATCCTGACCAAACCCTGATTTCCCATAGCGCTGAGCAGCACAGTATCCATCTGTCCATCAACTCCATTGCCGATGCCACCGATGGCAAGACGATCTACGGGGCGCTGGTGGTGATGGACGACATTAGCGATGAGAAGCGGCTCAAGAGCACGATGTATCGCTACATGACCCAGGAGCTGGCGGAGGAGCTGCTGCGCTTGGGTGATGCCAAGCTAGGGGGCGATCGCAAAGAGGTTTCGGTCCTGTTCTCGGACATCCGGGGGTACACCACCCTCACCGAAAGCCTCCAGGCCGAAGAGGTCGTCAGCATGCTCAACGAGTACTTCGAGTCCATGGTGGAGGCCGTCTTCAAGTACAAGGGCACCCTGGACAAGTACATCGGCGACGCCATCATGGCCGTCTATGGCTCTCCCCTGCCCCTAGAGGACCACGCCTGGATGGCCGTCCAGACCGCCATCGAAATGCGCCAGCGCCTGTTCGAGTTCAATCAGCGCCGGTCTGCTCGCCAGCAGCCCTTCATCCGCATCGGGGTCGGCATCAACTCCGACAGCGTGATCAGCGGCAACATCGGCTCTAGCCGGCGGATGGAGTTTACGGCCATCGGAGATGGCGTCAACCTGGGCTCGCGCCTGGAGGGAGCCAGCAAGCAGTATGGCTGCGATGTTGTCTTGAGCGAAAACACCTACCGCCTCTGCTCCGACCACCACCACAAGCTGTGCGTGCGTGAGCTGGACTATATCCGGGTCAAGGGCAAGACTAATCCGGTCGCGATCTATGAGCTGGTCAGCATTGGATTTGACGATGTTCCAGCGCCCAAGCTGGAAGTAATTGAGCACTACCAGAAAGGCCGCGAGTACTATTTACACCAAAAGTTTGCGCTGGCGATGGGAGAGTTTGCCCGCGTCCTGGAGGTTGATCACCAAGACAAGGCGGCGGCCCTGCACCTGGAGCGCTGCCAGCACTGGCTCCAGTCTCCGCCGCCCGCCGAATGGGATGGCTCCTGGAGCTTGACAGAGAAATAG
- the recN gene encoding DNA repair protein RecN, which yields MLISLRIENFALIDQLELPFGAGLNVLTGETGAGKSIILDSIDAVLGGRITGRAIRTGAGRAVIEATFKLNLDLSAWLELQEIDSLEDDWLVCSREMTLSSSGVRSRSRVNGVLVNKQQMEELRDRLVSITAQGQTVQLGKATIQREWLDNFGGDRLLHQREQVSAAFSQAQSALKALEKRRQAESQRLQQRDIFQYQAKELAAASLGEPDELEQLEQERQRLGHSVELQQQSYDVYQRLYQNEAGGEAAADLVGKAEAILQDMVRYDPQVQPILELVSGALAQIEEAGREMSAYGDDLDTDPERLQEVESRIVELKQLCRKYGPTLADAIAHYERISAELAELEGEGQSIEALESAYAKHQAQLRTVCDRLTELRREAAIALESRLISELKPLAMDKVQFQVGLTPSDPSASGADRITFLLSPNPGEPLQPLADIASGGEMSRFLLALKACFSQIDPIGTLIFDEIDVGVSGRVAQAIAEKLHHLGQHHQVLCVTHQPLVAAMADHHFQVNKEVIDPSRASAEAEQEDVRTVVRVSQLDSQQRREELAQLAGGQSAQEAIAFADSLLSQANDLRQAKAMPDAAAVLGKPSKARSRSRR from the coding sequence ATGCTAATTTCTTTGCGCATCGAAAATTTTGCCCTGATTGACCAGCTGGAGCTTCCCTTTGGTGCGGGTCTCAATGTTTTGACGGGGGAAACCGGTGCGGGCAAATCCATCATTCTGGACTCCATTGACGCGGTGCTGGGGGGGCGGATCACCGGGCGAGCCATTCGCACGGGTGCCGGTCGCGCGGTCATCGAGGCCACCTTCAAGCTAAATCTCGACCTCAGCGCCTGGCTCGAGCTTCAGGAAATCGACAGTCTCGAAGACGACTGGCTGGTGTGCAGCCGGGAGATGACGCTCAGCAGTAGCGGGGTGCGCAGCCGATCGCGGGTGAATGGGGTGCTAGTAAACAAGCAGCAGATGGAGGAGTTGCGCGATCGCCTGGTGTCTATCACGGCCCAGGGCCAGACTGTCCAACTGGGCAAAGCCACCATTCAGCGAGAATGGCTCGACAACTTTGGCGGCGATCGCCTCTTGCACCAGCGAGAGCAGGTCAGCGCAGCCTTTAGCCAGGCCCAGAGCGCCCTCAAAGCCCTCGAAAAGCGCCGCCAAGCCGAGAGTCAGCGGCTACAGCAGCGAGATATCTTCCAGTACCAGGCCAAGGAGTTGGCCGCTGCCAGCCTTGGGGAACCTGACGAGCTCGAGCAGCTCGAGCAAGAGCGCCAGCGGCTGGGCCACAGCGTGGAGCTGCAGCAGCAAAGTTACGACGTGTATCAGCGGCTCTACCAAAACGAGGCTGGGGGAGAGGCAGCGGCGGATTTGGTGGGCAAGGCGGAGGCCATTCTTCAGGATATGGTGCGCTACGATCCCCAGGTTCAGCCGATTTTGGAGCTGGTGAGCGGCGCGCTGGCCCAGATCGAAGAAGCGGGCCGGGAAATGAGTGCCTACGGCGACGATCTCGACACCGATCCCGAACGCCTGCAAGAAGTCGAGTCGCGAATCGTGGAGCTAAAGCAGCTCTGCCGCAAGTACGGTCCGACCCTGGCAGACGCGATCGCCCACTACGAGCGCATTTCGGCGGAGCTGGCCGAGCTGGAGGGCGAAGGCCAGTCCATCGAGGCCCTCGAGAGCGCCTACGCCAAGCATCAGGCCCAGCTACGAACGGTCTGCGATCGCCTCACCGAGCTGCGGCGGGAAGCGGCGATCGCCCTCGAAAGCCGCCTGATCAGCGAGCTCAAGCCCCTGGCCATGGACAAAGTGCAGTTCCAGGTGGGGCTCACCCCGAGCGATCCCAGCGCCAGCGGCGCCGATCGCATCACGTTTCTCCTGAGTCCCAACCCCGGCGAGCCCCTCCAGCCCCTCGCCGACATCGCCTCCGGCGGCGAGATGAGCCGGTTTTTGCTAGCCCTCAAGGCCTGTTTTTCCCAGATTGATCCCATCGGCACCCTCATCTTCGACGAGATCGACGTGGGGGTTTCGGGGCGCGTTGCCCAGGCGATCGCCGAAAAGCTCCATCACCTCGGCCAGCACCATCAGGTGCTTTGCGTTACCCACCAGCCCCTCGTGGCGGCCATGGCCGATCACCACTTTCAGGTCAATAAAGAAGTCATTGATCCCTCGCGCGCCAGCGCCGAAGCGGAGCAAGAAGACGTGCGCACCGTCGTACGGGTAAGCCAGCTCGATAGCCAGCAGCGGCGAGAGGAGCTAGCCCAGCTAGCGGGCGGTCAGTCTGCCCAAGAGGCGATCGCCTTCGCCGACTCCCTCCTCAGTCAGGCCAACGACCTGCGGCAAGCCAAGGCAATGCCAGACGCAGCAGCGGTTTTGGGCAAGCCCAGCAAAGCCCGGTCCCGCAGCCGCCGCTGA
- a CDS encoding AarF/ABC1/UbiB kinase family protein: MNAKPVSSDYPRTAESVAIPVIPIEPPELVETTDLMAKETPMARERAIEQISLTEAEAIALRYDPQVIAAYYRRRPLQVWWRMLSIIWPFLTFGVAIWWDKRTRRVKANERKRAVRLREMLTTLGPAYIKVGQALSTRPDLVPPLYLEELAQLQDQLPPFPNEVAYRFIEEELGDRPEYIYAELSPNPIAAASLGQVYKGRLKSGEVVAVKVQRPGLAQQVTLDLYILRGLSAFIQRTVGRVRSDLVAIMDEFGSRILEEMDYTQEGRNAERFAELYGHLKDIYVPQIYWQYTNRRVLTMEWITGTKLTRPQEIREQNIDAGYLVEVGVQCSLRQLLEHGFFHADPHPGNLLATPDGKLAYLDFGMMSEVKPYQRYGLIEAVVHMVNRDFEGLAQDYVKLEFLTPDTDLTPIIPALANVFTNALGASVAELNFKSITDQLSELMYEYPFRVPAYYALIIRSLVTLEGIAINVDPEFKVLSKAYPYVAKRLLTDPAPELRTSLRDLLFKEGSFRWNRLENLLRNARGSDDYDLNKAVNQATEFLFSERGTFIRDRLVEEIVKSVDVLGRNALYRFTHALQERVGLAVSTTAPDPADQQTLEHIQRIIGILRETPGFNPVQTASALSQVLAKPELYQMGQQIAGGLTQRLVARLIREMLVESLSDEPISARKGPVPSVPRLPAAQR; this comes from the coding sequence ATGAATGCTAAACCTGTCTCATCAGATTATCCGCGGACCGCAGAGTCAGTGGCTATCCCGGTTATCCCGATCGAGCCGCCAGAACTCGTGGAGACAACTGACTTGATGGCTAAGGAGACGCCAATGGCGCGGGAGCGGGCGATCGAGCAGATCTCGCTCACAGAGGCCGAGGCGATCGCCCTACGCTACGACCCCCAGGTCATTGCCGCCTACTATCGCCGCCGCCCCCTCCAAGTTTGGTGGCGCATGCTCAGCATCATCTGGCCTTTCCTGACCTTTGGTGTGGCGATCTGGTGGGACAAGCGAACCCGGCGAGTCAAGGCCAATGAGCGCAAGCGGGCCGTTCGTCTTCGGGAGATGCTAACGACTTTGGGACCGGCCTACATCAAGGTCGGTCAGGCTCTGTCAACCCGTCCGGACCTGGTGCCGCCCCTCTACCTCGAAGAGCTGGCCCAGCTCCAGGATCAGCTCCCCCCTTTCCCCAATGAGGTAGCCTATCGCTTCATCGAAGAGGAACTGGGCGATCGCCCCGAGTACATCTACGCTGAGCTGAGCCCCAACCCCATTGCGGCGGCTTCCCTGGGCCAGGTGTACAAAGGCCGGCTCAAGAGCGGCGAAGTCGTCGCGGTCAAGGTCCAGCGCCCTGGCCTGGCCCAGCAGGTCACTCTAGACCTCTACATTTTGCGGGGTTTATCGGCGTTTATTCAGCGCACGGTTGGCCGGGTTCGCAGCGATCTGGTTGCCATCATGGACGAGTTTGGCAGCCGCATCCTGGAAGAAATGGACTACACCCAGGAAGGCCGCAACGCCGAGCGCTTTGCGGAGCTCTACGGGCATCTCAAGGACATCTACGTGCCCCAGATCTATTGGCAGTACACCAATCGGCGTGTCCTGACCATGGAGTGGATCACCGGCACGAAGCTGACGCGGCCCCAAGAGATCCGAGAGCAAAACATCGATGCCGGATATTTGGTCGAAGTGGGGGTCCAGTGCTCCCTGCGACAGCTCCTGGAGCACGGCTTTTTCCACGCCGATCCCCACCCTGGCAACCTCCTGGCCACACCAGATGGCAAGCTGGCCTATCTCGACTTTGGCATGATGAGCGAGGTTAAGCCCTATCAGCGCTATGGCCTGATCGAAGCGGTGGTCCACATGGTCAACCGAGATTTTGAGGGGCTGGCCCAGGACTACGTCAAGCTGGAATTTTTGACGCCGGATACGGATTTGACGCCGATTATTCCGGCCCTGGCGAACGTGTTCACAAACGCCCTAGGGGCGAGTGTTGCGGAGCTCAACTTCAAGAGCATCACGGATCAGCTCTCGGAGCTGATGTACGAGTACCCCTTCCGGGTGCCGGCCTACTACGCGCTGATTATTCGCTCTTTGGTGACCCTAGAGGGCATCGCCATCAACGTGGATCCAGAGTTCAAGGTGCTCAGCAAGGCCTATCCCTACGTGGCCAAGCGCCTGCTGACGGACCCGGCACCGGAACTGCGCACTTCTCTGCGAGATTTGCTGTTCAAGGAAGGCAGCTTCCGCTGGAATCGCCTGGAAAACCTCCTGCGGAATGCGCGCGGCAGCGATGACTATGACCTAAATAAGGCGGTCAATCAGGCGACGGAGTTTCTGTTTTCGGAGCGGGGGACCTTCATTCGCGATCGCCTGGTCGAGGAGATCGTCAAGAGTGTGGACGTCTTGGGACGCAACGCTCTCTATCGCTTTACCCATGCGCTTCAGGAGCGAGTGGGCCTGGCGGTGAGCACGACGGCCCCTGACCCAGCCGATCAGCAGACGTTGGAGCATATTCAGCGAATCATCGGAATTCTGCGTGAAACCCCGGGCTTCAACCCGGTCCAGACCGCGTCGGCGCTGTCGCAGGTGCTGGCAAAGCCGGAGCTCTACCAGATGGGCCAGCAAATCGCGGGCGGACTGACCCAGCGCTTGGTGGCGCGGCTGATCCGGGAGATGCTGGTGGAGTCTCTCTCCGATGAGCCGATCTCTGCCCGCAAGGGGCCTGTGCCGTCGGTGCCGAGGCTGCCCGCAGCTCAGCGCTAG
- a CDS encoding valine--tRNA ligase, which translates to MTATTPSLPTQYDPVDTEARWQQYWEAHQVFQADPEQEGEPYCIVIPPPNVTGSLHMGHALNMSIMDVLTRYQRMRGRNTLWLPGTDHASIAVQTILEKQLKAEGKTRYDIGREKFLERAWAWRQESGGTIVRQLRRLGVSVDWSRERFTMDEGLSKAVLEAFVQLYDEGLIYRGNYLVNWCPASQSAVSDLEVEPKEVDGHLWHFRYPLSDGSGFVEVATTRPETMLGDTAVAVNPQDPRYQSLIGKTLTLPIMGRQIPIIADELVDPEFGTGCVKVTPAHDPNDFEMGRRHNLPFINLMHKDGTLNENAGPFEGQDRFVARKNVVARLEEEGALVKVEDYRHSVPYSDRGKVPVEPLLSTQWFVKIEPLAQRALTALDGSQEPAFVPERWTKVYRDWLVNLRDWCISRQLWWGHQIPAWYVVSETGGEITDHTPFVVARSEEAAIAQAQEKYGAGAQLVQDPDVLDTWFSSGLWPFSTLGWPEKTADLATYYPTSTLVTGFDIIFFWVARMTMMAGHFTGQMPFKTVYIHGLVRDENNKKMSKSANNGIDPLVLIDKYGTDALRYALIREITGAGQDIRLEYNRKTDESSTVEEARNFTNKLWNASRFVMMNLDGQTPAQLGAPDEAALELCDRWILSRFNGVVQRVSHNIDHHGLGEAARELYEFIWGDFCDWYIELAKSRLQTEGPGRRVAQQTLAHILDGILKLLHPFMPHITEEIWHTLNQTGDDRCLAVEPYPVVQAGLLNPALEEEFERIIGVIRTLRNLRAETGVKPGLKIQAILQSEQAAERQTLEQGATYIRDLARVEELSIVQTQDDTALKRTIVGVTGTVQVIMPLSDIVDVDALRTKMEKDLGKIEAEATALAGRLGNAKFVDKAPADVVQGARDRLSELQVQAEILKNRLSRL; encoded by the coding sequence ATGACTGCAACGACTCCCTCCCTGCCAACCCAATATGATCCTGTGGACACTGAGGCCCGATGGCAGCAGTACTGGGAAGCCCATCAGGTCTTTCAGGCCGATCCCGAGCAGGAAGGCGAGCCGTACTGCATCGTGATTCCGCCCCCCAACGTGACGGGCAGCCTGCACATGGGCCACGCCCTCAACATGTCCATCATGGACGTACTGACGCGCTACCAGCGGATGCGGGGCCGCAACACGCTTTGGCTACCCGGCACCGACCACGCCAGCATCGCAGTCCAGACCATTTTGGAAAAGCAGCTGAAGGCGGAGGGCAAGACGCGCTACGACATCGGCCGCGAGAAGTTTCTGGAGCGGGCCTGGGCGTGGCGCCAAGAGTCTGGCGGCACAATTGTGCGGCAGCTGCGGCGGCTGGGCGTGTCCGTGGACTGGAGCCGCGAGCGCTTCACCATGGACGAAGGGCTGTCGAAGGCAGTTCTAGAGGCATTTGTTCAGCTCTACGACGAGGGCCTGATCTATCGGGGCAACTATCTGGTGAACTGGTGCCCTGCTAGCCAGTCAGCCGTGTCGGATTTGGAGGTGGAACCCAAGGAAGTAGACGGCCATCTGTGGCACTTCCGCTATCCCCTCAGCGATGGATCGGGCTTTGTTGAGGTGGCGACGACGCGCCCCGAGACGATGCTGGGCGATACGGCTGTGGCCGTCAATCCTCAAGACCCGCGCTACCAGAGCCTCATTGGCAAAACGCTGACGCTGCCGATCATGGGCCGCCAGATTCCGATTATTGCCGATGAGCTGGTGGACCCTGAGTTTGGGACGGGCTGTGTGAAAGTGACGCCAGCCCACGACCCTAACGATTTTGAGATGGGGCGTCGCCACAATTTGCCGTTTATCAACTTGATGCACAAGGACGGCACGCTCAACGAGAATGCCGGTCCTTTCGAAGGCCAGGACCGCTTTGTGGCGCGCAAGAACGTGGTGGCTCGCCTCGAAGAGGAGGGGGCACTGGTGAAGGTGGAAGACTACCGCCACTCAGTGCCCTACAGCGATCGCGGCAAGGTGCCGGTCGAGCCGCTGCTGTCGACCCAGTGGTTTGTGAAGATCGAGCCCCTGGCTCAGCGAGCGCTGACGGCCCTAGACGGCAGTCAGGAGCCGGCTTTTGTGCCGGAGCGCTGGACCAAGGTCTACCGCGACTGGCTGGTGAACCTGCGGGACTGGTGTATCTCGCGGCAGCTCTGGTGGGGACACCAGATCCCGGCTTGGTACGTTGTCAGCGAGACGGGGGGCGAGATCACGGACCACACGCCCTTTGTGGTGGCGCGCAGCGAAGAGGCGGCGATCGCCCAGGCCCAAGAAAAGTACGGCGCAGGTGCCCAGCTCGTCCAGGATCCCGACGTCCTCGACACCTGGTTCTCCTCGGGTCTGTGGCCCTTCTCGACCCTCGGCTGGCCTGAGAAGACTGCGGATCTGGCGACCTACTATCCCACCAGTACCCTGGTGACCGGTTTTGACATCATCTTCTTCTGGGTGGCGCGGATGACCATGATGGCTGGCCACTTTACCGGCCAGATGCCCTTCAAGACGGTGTACATCCACGGCCTGGTCCGGGACGAAAACAACAAGAAAATGTCGAAGTCGGCCAACAACGGCATTGATCCGCTGGTGCTGATCGACAAATACGGCACGGACGCCCTGCGCTACGCCTTGATTCGGGAGATTACCGGCGCGGGTCAAGATATCCGGCTGGAGTACAACCGCAAGACCGACGAGTCCTCCACGGTGGAGGAAGCGCGCAACTTCACCAACAAGCTGTGGAACGCGTCTCGCTTCGTGATGATGAACCTGGACGGCCAAACCCCGGCTCAGCTGGGGGCACCGGACGAGGCAGCGCTGGAATTGTGCGATCGCTGGATTTTGTCCCGCTTTAATGGGGTGGTGCAGCGCGTCAGCCACAACATCGATCACCACGGCCTGGGAGAAGCCGCCCGCGAGCTGTACGAATTTATCTGGGGCGACTTCTGCGACTGGTACATCGAGCTGGCGAAATCGCGGCTCCAAACCGAAGGGCCGGGCCGCCGCGTCGCGCAGCAGACCCTCGCCCACATCCTCGACGGCATTCTCAAGCTGCTCCATCCCTTCATGCCCCACATCACGGAGGAGATTTGGCACACCCTCAACCAGACGGGCGACGATCGCTGCTTGGCCGTGGAGCCATACCCGGTTGTTCAAGCGGGCCTGCTCAACCCAGCCCTGGAGGAGGAGTTTGAGCGCATCATTGGCGTGATCCGGACCCTGCGCAATCTGCGGGCCGAAACCGGCGTCAAGCCCGGTCTCAAGATTCAGGCGATTCTCCAAAGTGAGCAGGCGGCCGAGCGCCAAACCCTCGAGCAAGGAGCGACCTATATTCGCGATCTGGCTCGGGTAGAGGAGCTAAGCATTGTCCAGACCCAGGACGACACGGCCCTGAAGCGCACCATTGTGGGGGTGACGGGCACCGTACAGGTCATCATGCCCCTGAGCGACATTGTGGACGTGGACGCTCTGCGGACAAAAATGGAGAAGGATCTGGGCAAAATCGAGGCAGAGGCGACCGCCCTCGCTGGACGCCTGGGAAATGCCAAGTTTGTAGACAAGGCACCGGCGGATGTCGTGCAGGGTGCGCGCGATCGCCTCAGCGAGCTGCAAGTCCAGGCCGAGATTCTCAAAAATCGCCTCAGCCGCCTGTAA